GCACTTCAAGcgtttgaattaaaaattgaatgtcACATTCGAAAACATATAAGTATGTACATGTATGTGCATTTGATTCAACAACTCATTAGGAATTCCCTCAGGAATTCATTAAAGTACGTTCGGTTTATGCAGTTGGTACTTTATGgatttttcaataattaaataacaaaGTCAAACTATTTTACAcatattcatttctttggatTGGTAACAAGTCATTTTTATAAGATATACAGCTTAATCAAGAACCATAAAAGATATCCAGCTAAGAACACAAGAACCGTCACTAGGCTGTAGTGAGCCACTTTAAgccttaaataaataaaaaggaaaatatttttattatgaatACTTTAGATGATCGTTACTCACTTCCATAGCAGTCGCTGGCCTTGAGTTATAGACTCCGGGGTATTGGGTTCCTTTGCTAGGTAGGTTCTCATACCCCTAAGAGCCTGGCTCCAATAATCGTTCCAGTTCAGACTCTCCATGTCAAATTCGTAGATGGTCTTTTCTTCTGGCGACAACTGGTCCCTGAGTCTATTCGTGTTGTCCatttcaaaatgaaaagtgTTGCTTGTGAAATATCGAGTTGTAAATATGTTTTCGTGAATCACGCTGTAGAGCTTGACCAATCGGGGCTTTTTCCCCGAAAGTCGCAGGTACAGATCGAAGACATGAGCGGGCAAAACATGAACAAAGAAGGCAACCAGGGAGTAGAGTGTTGGTGAGGGGACATTGAACACGCAGGGATACCAGATCATCTGGGTCAGTGGAATTTTTTCACGTTGGGACAATGAAAAACGTATTAGATCGTCGTTTAGAAACATGTTCTTGCCGGGTCCAAATGCGTAAATTTTAGGTGGCACATCGGCAGTATTCCTGGGCAGTACTTTCTTGTCTTTTGCAGTCTGCCAAATGCTGGCAAGTGCTGCATTGGCTGCGTAGTCACCTGGCACCATGGTGTTGAACGCCTTTCTGTTGCAGCACATCATTCGTAGAACACCAAAGGCGACTCCATACATCATGCCAATTGGTCCATAGAGGTTATCTATCCACCCAACTAATGGCTCCTTGTAAGTGGCAATTACTAGAGAAACAATAACAGATTCAGAACACAGAAATATTAATACAGCACTTACTTATGGCAGGTCGATAAATGCTGACTGGTAGGCTACCAGCTTCTTTAAGGACTACATCTTCTGCCAAGGCTTTGGTGTAGGTATAGGTATTTTTAAAATCGCCCCTCAAAGCTGGCTCCATGCCGTCTAGAACTTGCTCGCTAACCAGCTCACTCAAAGCCAGAACCTTATCCGATCCACAGGTTAACAGCTCCGGGTAAAACTTCTCCTCGATGCGGAGTAACACACTGTTGGAGTAGGCTGTGGAAACATGCAAATATGCAACCAGCTTCTTCATTTCCTTGGCCAGTTGGAGCATCAACCGGGTGGCACGAGTATTTATCGCTAGCGCGATATGAAGATCTTCGGTAAATTTCACAGTAGCTGCGCCGTGAATTACTACCTCCACTTCAGAGGCCAGGATCCTTCTGTCCTGCTCACTTATTCCCAAATCAGCCTCGGAGCAGTCcccagctataggataaactCGTTGCAGGGCATCGGGTTTCGATCGCAACAGGACTTCAAAAACCtgaagttattaattttttatcgttATTAATGTACTTCGATACAATATCACTTACTGGATCAGTTTTCCACACTTTTAGTCGATCCTCAATATTCTGACCACGTTTGCTCCTAACCATGGAGTATATTCGTTTAACTTCGGTGGATCGCAAAAGTTTCTCGATAAGCACTAAAATAAGTATAGGTCACATTGTTTTCAAAATAACTTATTGTGTGTAtacattttcccaaaaaaccAGTCGCACCCGTCAGGAAAATTACTTTATCCTTATAAAAACCACGCATATCACAATCCATTTTGGGTCCTTCGGGTTTATTTCCTTCGAGTAATTCCTTTcgaaaagttttcaaatatCTTCAAGTATATCGTTCTAGCACAACGTACAAGTTAGTTCCTTCtaagtttaatttttgtctCTACGACCTTTTTATAGGCAGTTCTGTTGCGGAACTAAACACTTGATTATTCAAAGATCGATATAAATATGTGCATTTTATTCAATGTCTCATGAATGCAGTGAAAGTTCTAATGCAAGCTCAGACTGTTGCTATAGAAGACGTAAATCCTGCTGTTCTTCCCTCCATTTTTCACTTTATATACATcttttatatggcagctagaGAATATAGACGGctgatcctaatgaaattcggGGATCGAATcgattggaaaaaaatagaatttgttcTATAGAATTCTAGAATAGAATATGAATGAaacttggtatgtcgtattattttgtaaaaaagaaCAGAGTCCTAAAATAGAATCCATCCCCGGAAGCAACCGTATTCACGGGATCAAGACATCCCTTattatgaaatttaaaaactgaGAACTTAAAGAAATCCGTGGGATAGTTTACTACGTAAATCCGATTCAAAACGGTGTCAACAGATTGAAAGATAACAAACTGTCCTCGAGGAAAATTCTTATTGGTCATATTGAGATCCtcctcatttttattattgcattCAATAGTACTCGTTTACCCACCCACTTAAGGgacaaaaaagtggaaaaattttggtATGGTAATAAGACTGACAGTTTTTAGGGTATTCAAATTGTATCGAGAAAATCTTTATTACTAAAAACACAAAGgataaattaacaaaatcgGAATAATTTGCGAACAAACCATCTTTTACAAtaggaataaaatataatattacaGAAATAGTTTAATAAGGGACCATAAGAGATAACCAGCTATGTAGGCAAGAACTGTAATCAGGATATCGTTAGCAAGTTTAAAtctatagaaataaaaaaagattaGTATTGTATTGTTAAATAAACCTGTTTCATGTAAATCATTACTCACTTCCATAGCAATCTTTTGGCTTGAGTTAAAGACTCCGTGGTATTGGGATCTTTTCCTAGGTACATTCTCATACCTCTTGAAGCCTGTTTCCAATAATCATTCCAGTTGAGACTCTCCATGTCAAACTCGAATTTGGTCCTTTCTTCCATTGAAATTTGGTTTCTGAGCTGATTGGTACTTTTCATGTCAAAATAAAAAGTGTTTTCTGTAAAATATCGcattaaagatatattttcGTGAATCGTTTTATAGAGTTTGATCAAACTGGGCTTTTTTCCCGAAAGTCGCAGGCCTATATCGAAAACATAGCCGGGAAGAATGTGGAGAAAGAAAGCCGTCAAGGAGTACATTGTCGGAGAACGAACATTGAACACCATGGGACACCAGATCATTTTGTTCATTGGGATTTCATCAAGTAGCTTCATTCCATAATCAATATAATGGGCGTTTCGCAACATATTATTTCCAGATCCAAACGCGTAAATCTTAGGTGGAACATCGTCGGGATTCCTGGGATTCGCTAGTTTTCTATCCTTTGCAGTTTGCCAAATGCTAGCGAGTCCTGCATTGCCAGCGTAGTCCACCGGCACTAGGCTACTTAAAACCTTTCTGTCTATGCTGGTGACTCGAAGGACTCCAAAGGCGATTCCGAACATCATGCCAATTGGTCCATAGAGGTTATCTATCCATCCAACTAATGGCTCCTTGTAGGTGGGAAGaactgaaagaaaaaatttaattcacaaCCAGCAACAATTTATGTTGGTTTCTTACTAAAGGAAGGTCGAAATATGCTGACCGGGAGACTACCAGCTTCTTTGAGGATGACGTCTTCTGCCAAGGCTTTGGTATAGGTATAGGTATTGGGAAAGTCCCCTCTTAGAGCGGGCTCCATGCCGTCCAGTACTTGGTCGCTGACCAGCTCACTCAAAGCCAGGACCTTCTCCGACCCACAGGTTAACAGCTCTGGGTAAAACTTCTCTTCGATGCGGAACAACACGCTGTTGGAGTAGGCTGTGGAAACATGCAAATATGCAACCAGCTTCTTCATATCCTTGGCCAGTTGGAGCATCAACCGGGTGGCACGAGTATTTATTGCCAGAGCGACATGAAGGGGCTCCGAAAATCGCACAGTGGCTGCTCCATGGATTACTACCTGTACCTCTGAAGCCAGGATCTTTCTATCATGCTCACTGATTCCCAAGTCTGGCTCTCTGCAATCTCCAGCGATGGGATGAACTCGTTGTAGTGCATCAGGCTTCGAGCGCAATAATACTTCAAAAATCTGAAGTTttgaataatttgtttatttaaaaggtCTTTACGGGCTGATGACACTTACTGGATCTGCCTGCCATATTTTCAGCCGATGCTGAATATTCTGACCACGTTTGCTCCTAACCATGGTATATATTTCCTTGACATCGGTAGACCGCAACAGTTTCTCAATAATCACTAGAGTGTACATATTAGTGATTATTCACTAGagtgtacatacatattaGTGTACATATAATGATTATAGTCACCTTTTCCCAAAAAACCGGTGGCACCCGTCAGGAAAATTACTTTATCCTTATAAAAACCACGAATATCACAATCCATCTTCGGGTTTATTTCCTTCAAGTATATCGTTCTAGCACAACGTACAAGTTAGTTCCTTCTAAGTGTCATTTTTGTTTCTACAACCTTTTTATAGTCATTTCTGTTGCGGAACTAAACGATTAATTATTCAAAGATCGTTATGAATATGTGCATTTTATTCAATGTCTCATGAATGCAGTGAAAGTTCTAATGGTGCCCTCCTGCTATTGTGCCCTTTATTTTCcactatatataaatattttatatggcagctagaGAATAAagacggccgatcctaatgaaattcggGGATTCGACTCGTCTACTCACTCACCTTAGAGACAACAAAGGGGAAAAATTATTGTATGGGAATAAGACTGGCTGTTTTAGGGTATTCCAATTGTTTCATATCGAGAAAATCTTAATTACGGATTTCTTTATTACTAAGAACAACCATCTTTTACAATAggattaaaatataaaattaaaaatatagtttAATAAGGGTCCATAAGAGATGTACTAAGGCAATTTCGAACATCATGCTAATTGGTCCATAGAGGTTATCTATCCATCTAACCAATGGCTCCTTGTAGGTGGAAAtaactgaaagaaaaaatttatgtCTGAATTTATGTGTGGAAACCTGCAAATATGCAACCAGCTTCTTTATATCCTTTAGCTCAATAAAAGCCCGTATTTCTTTGATCACTACCCCCATTAATTAATTCAGTTTTCTGAAGGTGAAAGTAGTTTCAAAAAAGCTTTTCGGGTATCGATATCGGTTTTATGCAATGtggtatttttaaagccaAACCTAAATTCAGAACGAGCTACTAGTCAATTTGAATgtaaaaagattttaaaattttagcttGGAAGCTTTTAGACAATGGAATGTGAATGTGTTAATGGAATGTTTCCTATtaatttatgcatttatttttgttgtaagGTTTTGTAGTTCTTCTGTTGACATTAAAGAAAGTCAAAAGGATATACTCTCAAAGTCATCCCAtgataaataaactataattcTCCTCTTAAAAAGGTCTTTAATTGTTTTACTTTTGAAGTTTTACATTAACATATGTTTTCCTATAAAAATCACAGTAAAATGTCAAAATTATCtttctatttatttgttgacaataaaattaattaaaaaaaagtttagtcAAGAACCATAAAAGATATCCAGCTAAGAATGCAAAAACTGCAACTAGGCTGTAGTGAGCAATTTTCAATCTGTAGAAagggaaaaatatttgcattaaatACACTTTAAGTGATCTTAACTCACTTCCAAAGGCGTCGTTTAGCTTGAGTTATAAACTCCGTGGTATTGGGATCTTTTCCTAGGTAGACTCTCATACCATATAAAGCCTGGCTCCAATAACCCTTCCAGTTTAGACTCTCCATGTCAAAGTCGTAGATGATCCTTTCTTCAGATGAAATCTTGTCCATCAGTCgattcgtattttccatttcaaAATGGAATGTGTTGTTTATGAAATATCGAGTTGTATATATGTTTTCGTGAATCGTTTTGTAGAGCTTAATCAATCGGGGCTTTTTCCCCGAAAGTCGCAGGACCAGATCGAAGACATGAGCAGGCAAAACGTGCATGAAGAAGGCGACCAGGGGGTAGAGTGTTGGAGAGGGaacattaaaaatgaaaggaTACCAAATCATCTGGGTCAAAGGGATTTTTTCACGAAAGCTCATTGAATAGTTAATACAATCTTCAATTCGTAACATGTTATTGCCGGATCCAAATGCGTAAATCTTAGGTGGAACATCGACGGAATTAATGGGAACCTTTTTCGTATCCTTGGCCGTTCTCCAACTGCAGGCAAGTGCTACATTGGCTGCGTAGTCCACTGGCACCATGCTATTAAGTGCATTTTTGTTAAAGCTCGCCACTCGAAGAACGCCTAAGGCGATTCCGTACATCATCCCAATTGGTCCATACAGGTTATCTATCCATCCAACTAATGGCTCTTTGTAGGTGGGAATTActggaaaaaaaacaataaatgtcgGAACCCAGCAGTACGTATTTGGTTTCTTACTAAAGGAAGGTCGAAATATGCTGACCGGTAGACTACCAGCTTCTTTGAGGATGACATCTTCTGCCAAGGCTTTGGTGTAGGTATAGGTATTGGGAAAGTCGCCCCTTAGAGCGGGCTCCATGCCGTCCAGTACTTGGTCGCTGACCAGCTCACTCAAAGCCAGGACCTTCTCCGACCCACAGGTCAACAGCTCCGGGTAAAACTTCTCCTCGATGCGAAACAACACGCTGTTGGAGTAGGCTGTGGAAACATGCAAATATGCAACCAGCTTCTTCATTTCCTTGGCCAGTTGGAGCATCAACCGGGTGGCACGAGTATTTATTGCCAGAGCGACATGAAGGGGCTCCGAAAATCGCACAGTGGCTGCTCCATGGATTACTACCTGTACCTCTGAAGCCAGGATCTTTCTATCCTGCTCACTTATTCCCAAATCTGGCTGGCTGCAGTCCCCTGCGATGGGATGAACTCGTTGCAGGGCATCGGGCTGCGACCTCAACAGAACTTCAAAAATCTgaagttttaaataatttggttatTTAAAAAGTCTTCACGGGCTGATAACACTTACTGGATCTGCTTGCCATATTTTCAGCCGATCCTGAATATTCTGACCACGTTTGCTCCTAACCATGGTATATATTTCCTTGACATCGGTAGACCGCAAAAGTTTCTCAATAATCACTAGAGTGTACATATTAGTGATTATTCACTAGagtgtacatacatattaGTGTACATATAATGATTATAGTCACCTTTTCCCAAAAAACCGGTGGCACCCGTCAGGAAAATTACTTTATCCTTATAAAAACCACGAATATCACTATCCATTTTGGGTCCTTCGAGTTTTTTTCCTTCGAGTAATTCCTTTCGAAAAGTTTTCAAATGTCTTTAAGTTTATCGTTCTAGCACAACGTACAAGTTAGTTCCTTCTAAGTGTCATTTTTGTTTCTAAAAGCTTTTTATAGTCATTTCTGTTGCGGAACTAAACAATTAATTATTCAAAGATTGATATAAATATGTGCATTTTATTCAATGTCTCATGAATGCAGTGAAAGTACTAATGCAAGCTCAGACTGTTGCTATAGAAGACGTAAATCCTGCTGTTCTTCCCtccatttttcaatttatataaatattttatatggcagctagaGAATAAagacggccgatcctaatTAAAATTCGGTGAtcgaattaattgaaaaaaatagaatgttAGCCActtattatgaaatttggtatagCCCCCAATGGTACTCGTCGTGGGTAACCCACCTTAGGACAATAAGGGGGAAAAATTATGGTATGGGAATAAGACTGGCTGTTTTTAGGGTATTCAAATTGTCTCATATCGAGAAAATCTTTATTACGGATATCTTTATTACTAAGAACACAAATgattaattaacacaatcggAATAATTTGGGAATGAACCATCTTTTACAATaggattaaaataaaaaattaaaaaaaaatagtttattaaGGGACCATAAGAGATAACCAGCTATGTACTAAGGCAATTTCGAACATCATGCCAATTGGTCCATAGAGGTTATCTATCCATCTAACTAATGGCTCCTTGTAGGTGGGAACaactgaaagaaaaaatttatgtCAGAATTTATGTGTTACTACAGGAAGATCGAAATCTTCTTTGAGAATAATAGTTTCTTGAGAGTACCAGCTTCTTTGAGAATAATATCTTCTGCCAAGGCTTTGGTGTAGGTAGTACCTACTaggtacatatatgtatttctaAATTCGCACCTCAAAGCTGGCTCTATGCCGTTCAGTACTTGATCGCTAACCAGCTCACTCAAAGCCAGGACCTTCTCCTCGATGCGGAATATCACGCTGTTGGATTAGGCTGTGAAAACATGCAAATATGCAACCAGCTTCTTTATATCCTTGGCCAGTTGGAGCATCAACCGGGTGGCAAGAGTTTTTATTGCCAGGGCGACATGAAGGGGGCTCAATAAAAGCCCGTATTTCTTTGATAACTATTCCCATTTATTAATTCTCCTCTTAAAAAGACCTTTAATTGTTTTACTTTTATAGTTTTACATTAATATAtgttttcttataaaaatcaCAGTAAAATGTCAAGACCATCTTTCTATTTATGGgttaataacaaaattatttaaaaaaaagtttagtcAAGAACCATAAAAGATATCCAGCTATGAATGCAAAAACTGCAACTAGGCTGTAGTGAGCAATTTTTAATCTGTAGAAagggaaa
The Drosophila bipectinata strain 14024-0381.07 chromosome 3R, DbipHiC1v2, whole genome shotgun sequence DNA segment above includes these coding regions:
- the LOC138925507 gene encoding fatty acyl-CoA reductase wat-like encodes the protein MDCDIRGFYKDKVIFLTGATGFLGKVIIEKLLRSTDVKEIYTMVRSKRGQNIQHRLKIWQADPIFEVLLRSKPDALQRVHPIAGDCREPDLGISEHDRKILASEVQVVIHGAATVRFSEPLHVALAINTRATRLMLQLAKDMKKLVAYLHVSTAYSNSVLFRIEEKFYPELLTCGSEKVLALSELVSDQVLDGMEPALRGDFPNTYTYTKALAEDVILKEAGSLPVSIFRPSFILPTYKEPLVGWIDNLYGPIGMMFGIAFGVLRVTSIDRKVLSSLVPVDYAGNAGLASIWQTAKDRKLANPRNPDDVPPKIYAFGSGNNMLRNAHYIDYGMKLLDEIPMNKMIWCPMVFNVRSPTMYSLTAFFLHILPGYVFDIGLRLSGKKPSLIKLYKTIHENISLMRYFTENTFYFDMKSTNQLRNQISMEERTKFEFDMESLNWNDYWKQASRGMRMYLGKDPNTTESLTQAKRLLWKFKLANDILITVLAYIAGYLLWSLIKLFL
- the LOC108129945 gene encoding fatty acyl-CoA reductase wat-like, translated to MDSDIRGFYKDKVIFLTGATGFLGKVIIEKLLRSTDVKEIYTMVRSKRGQNIQDRLKIWQADPIFEVLLRSQPDALQRVHPIAGDCSQPDLGISEQDRKILASEVQVVIHGAATVRFSEPLHVALAINTRATRLMLQLAKEMKKLVAYLHVSTAYSNSVLFRIEEKFYPELLTCGSEKVLALSELVSDQVLDGMEPALRGDFPNTYTYTKALAEDVILKEAGSLPVSIFRPSFIIPTYKEPLVGWIDNLYGPIGMMYGIALGVLRVASFNKNALNSMVPVDYAANVALACSWRTAKDTKKVPINSVDVPPKIYAFGSGNNMLRIEDCINYSMSFREKIPLTQMIWYPFIFNVPSPTLYPLVAFFMHVLPAHVFDLVLRLSGKKPRLIKLYKTIHENIYTTRYFINNTFHFEMENTNRLMDKISSEERIIYDFDMESLNWKGYWSQALYGMRVYLGKDPNTTEFITQAKRRLWKLKIAHYSLVAVFAFLAGYLLWFLTKLFFN
- the LOC108129334 gene encoding fatty acyl-CoA reductase wat-like, which produces MDCDMRGFYKDKVIFLTGATGFLGKLLIEKLLRSTEVKRIYSMVRSKRGQNIEDRLKVWKTDPVFEVLLRSKPDALQRVYPIAGDCSEADLGISEQDRRILASEVEVVIHGAATVKFTEDLHIALAINTRATRLMLQLAKEMKKLVAYLHVSTAYSNSVLLRIEEKFYPELLTCGSDKVLALSELVSEQVLDGMEPALRGDFKNTYTYTKALAEDVVLKEAGSLPVSIYRPAIIIATYKEPLVGWIDNLYGPIGMMYGVAFGVLRMMCCNRKAFNTMVPGDYAANAALASIWQTAKDKKVLPRNTADVPPKIYAFGPGKNMFLNDDLIRFSLSQREKIPLTQMIWYPCVFNVPSPTLYSLVAFFVHVLPAHVFDLYLRLSGKKPRLVKLYSVIHENIFTTRYFTSNTFHFEMDNTNRLRDQLSPEEKTIYEFDMESLNWNDYWSQALRGMRTYLAKEPNTPESITQGQRLLWKLKVAHYSLVTVLVFLAGYLLWFLIKLYIL